In Massilia antarctica, the following are encoded in one genomic region:
- a CDS encoding patatin-like phospholipase family protein: MPRRPKIGLVLSGGGARGVAHIGVLKVLEDMRIPVDYVVGTSMGSIVAGAYAMGNRPDALEKRIAAVEWDKVLTDSPPRGERSTYAKATERKNIVSGEIGFSDAEMRLPRGLNYGQQIEFFFNTLASKTGDVAHFDELDIPFRAVATDIETGKMVVLERGGIARAMRASMSVPGVFAPVEIDNRALLDGGLVRNLPVDVVRAMGADIVIAVNLGTPLLKRDKIVSAFGVGQQMLNILTEQNVEASLRELTPRDVLILPQLGDFSAADFENSAKTIDMGAAAARVAADRLAPLALSEAGFKAHLAARAARHPAAVKVNSVRIDTRQLKNVSESFINRKFSIKPGQAFSTAELHANMNSLYSTGDFENVTHRFENGPDGRTLVIEPVEKEWGPNYLQAGVRLSTDLAGESDFTILLAHRSKWLTRSGLEWRNTVSLGQVNSFTSQLYQPFGGDSRWYVAPSVRFSQNKDNLIINDKAVATYSAKQASIGIDLVNHVDDDSTFKVGLERGTERADPSIGVAQLSTEKSQIGVIKFEYVQDRLDDWVFPSTGNYSFVNARIAPTSVGATVEYKRLEAGHEMAWNRGPHRFSVAGRAGHLWGDDLPLMELFSLGGFLNLSGYQARQFLGGDYLFGRGVYTLKTTLLGTRNVYLGGSVELGKMSRRLNGDQMDRAQFAGSVFGAVNTALGPFTVAVGVGERGNQTFYLFFGKP; the protein is encoded by the coding sequence ATGCCACGCCGCCCCAAAATCGGCCTGGTGCTCTCCGGCGGCGGCGCTCGCGGCGTGGCCCATATCGGCGTGCTCAAGGTATTGGAAGACATGCGCATCCCGGTCGACTACGTAGTCGGCACCAGCATGGGTTCGATCGTGGCCGGCGCCTACGCCATGGGCAACCGGCCGGATGCGCTGGAAAAGCGCATCGCCGCCGTCGAATGGGACAAGGTCCTCACCGACAGTCCGCCGCGCGGAGAACGCTCCACTTACGCCAAGGCGACCGAGCGCAAAAACATCGTCAGCGGCGAAATCGGCTTTTCCGACGCCGAAATGCGCCTGCCGCGCGGCTTGAATTACGGCCAGCAGATCGAATTTTTTTTCAATACCCTGGCATCGAAAACGGGCGACGTCGCGCATTTCGATGAACTCGATATTCCTTTCCGCGCCGTCGCCACCGACATTGAAACCGGCAAGATGGTCGTGCTCGAACGCGGCGGCATTGCGCGCGCGATGCGGGCCAGCATGTCGGTACCCGGTGTCTTCGCCCCGGTTGAAATCGACAACCGCGCGCTGCTCGACGGCGGGCTGGTGCGCAATCTGCCGGTCGACGTGGTGCGCGCGATGGGTGCCGATATCGTCATCGCCGTCAACCTCGGCACGCCCTTGCTCAAGCGCGACAAGATCGTGTCGGCCTTCGGCGTGGGCCAGCAAATGCTCAATATCCTCACCGAGCAGAATGTCGAAGCCTCGCTGCGCGAATTGACGCCGCGCGACGTATTGATCCTGCCGCAGCTGGGCGACTTCAGCGCGGCCGACTTTGAAAATTCGGCCAAGACCATCGACATGGGCGCGGCGGCCGCGCGCGTGGCGGCGGATCGCCTGGCGCCGCTGGCTTTGTCCGAAGCCGGCTTCAAGGCGCACCTGGCGGCGCGCGCCGCGCGTCATCCGGCCGCAGTCAAGGTCAATTCGGTGCGCATCGATACCCGGCAGCTGAAAAATGTCAGCGAGAGTTTCATCAACCGCAAATTCTCGATCAAACCGGGCCAGGCATTCAGCACGGCGGAACTGCATGCGAATATGAACAGCCTGTATTCGACGGGCGACTTCGAGAACGTCACCCACCGTTTCGAAAATGGCCCGGACGGGCGGACCCTGGTGATCGAACCGGTGGAAAAGGAATGGGGCCCGAATTACCTGCAAGCCGGGGTGCGCCTGTCGACCGACCTGGCCGGCGAAAGCGACTTTACGATCCTGCTGGCGCACCGCAGCAAATGGCTGACGCGCTCCGGGCTGGAATGGCGTAATACCGTCTCGCTGGGCCAGGTCAATTCCTTCACCTCGCAGCTGTACCAGCCGTTCGGTGGCGACAGCCGCTGGTACGTGGCGCCCTCGGTGCGCTTTTCGCAGAACAAGGATAACCTGATCATCAACGACAAGGCGGTGGCGACGTACAGCGCCAAACAAGCCTCGATCGGCATCGACCTGGTCAATCACGTGGATGACGACAGCACCTTCAAGGTGGGACTGGAACGCGGCACCGAACGAGCGGACCCGAGCATCGGCGTGGCGCAGCTGAGCACCGAGAAAAGCCAGATCGGTGTGATCAAGTTCGAATACGTGCAGGACCGCTTGGACGATTGGGTGTTTCCATCGACCGGTAACTACAGCTTCGTGAATGCCCGGATCGCTCCGACCTCGGTCGGCGCCACGGTCGAATACAAGCGGCTCGAAGCGGGCCACGAAATGGCCTGGAACCGCGGTCCGCACCGGTTCAGCGTGGCCGGACGCGCCGGCCATCTGTGGGGCGACGATTTACCGCTGATGGAATTGTTTTCTCTGGGCGGATTCTTGAACCTGTCCGGTTACCAGGCGCGCCAGTTCCTCGGCGGCGATTATCTGTTCGGGCGCGGCGTGTACACGCTCAAGACGACCTTGCTGGGGACCCGTAATGTGTACCTGGGCGGTTCGGTCGAACTGGGCAAGATGTCGCGGCGCTTGAATGGCGACCAGATGGACCGCGCCCAGTTTGCCGGCTCCGTGTTCGGCGCGGTCAATACGGCGCTGGGGCCATTCACCGTGGCGGTTGGCGTGGGCGAGCGAGGCAACCAGACGTTTTATCTGTTCTTCGGCAAGCCATGA
- a CDS encoding YciI-like protein has translation MHYLLCYDLAPDYLERRGQYRNEHLKLAWEAQERGDLILAGACSDPADMSFLIFQSESTALIEAFAKADPYLIHGIVTGYKIRKWNTVVGKDAFTPLRPE, from the coding sequence ATGCACTATTTGTTATGTTACGACCTGGCCCCGGATTATCTCGAACGTCGCGGCCAGTACCGCAATGAGCACCTGAAACTGGCGTGGGAAGCGCAGGAACGCGGTGACCTGATCCTCGCCGGCGCCTGTTCCGATCCGGCCGATATGTCGTTTCTCATTTTTCAGAGCGAGTCGACGGCGCTGATCGAGGCGTTCGCCAAGGCCGATCCCTACCTGATCCACGGTATCGTGACCGGTTATAAGATCCGGAAGTGGAACACGGTGGTCGGCAAGGATGCCTTTACCCCGCTGCGACCTGAATAA
- a CDS encoding cyanophycin metabolism-associated DUF1854 family protein: MASAASSVFTLSRDSFGKLILTAEDGEVHVGVSPVRAFPIQAPDQGISMVLTNGKEVGWIDDLGALPAAIRELVQDELDGREFMPVIHHIVSVSSFATPCTWEVKTDRGDTALTLKGEEDIRRIGEASLLVADNHGIQFLIRDMFTIDKHSRKILDRFL, encoded by the coding sequence ATGGCAAGCGCAGCAAGCTCGGTATTTACATTAAGCCGCGACAGTTTCGGCAAACTGATTTTGACGGCGGAAGACGGTGAAGTGCATGTCGGTGTGTCGCCGGTGCGGGCGTTTCCGATCCAGGCGCCGGACCAGGGTATTTCGATGGTGCTGACGAACGGCAAGGAAGTCGGCTGGATCGACGATCTGGGGGCATTGCCAGCGGCAATCCGCGAATTGGTGCAAGATGAACTCGATGGGCGCGAATTCATGCCGGTGATTCACCATATTGTCAGTGTCAGCAGTTTTGCCACGCCATGCACATGGGAAGTCAAGACCGACCGGGGCGATACCGCGTTGACGCTCAAGGGCGAAGAGGATATTCGCCGGATCGGCGAGGCATCGCTGCTGGTGGCCGATAACCACGGCATCCAGTTCTTGATCCGCGATATGTTCACCATCGACAAGCACAGCCGGAAGATTCTCGACCGGTTTTTATGA
- a CDS encoding cyanophycin metabolism-associated ABC transporter, translating into MTTPSGPLSLPQHWQDDVAKKLAPGENVLSCVEVDLDAKLRFKKGLVLVTSRRLLARAPGETAWREWAFRPGLSLMHHDHAGVGHLQLFDEQGLLSSWRFTLGQNLHAIRVLDHFSEQRDSFLSGLPVQLAEQNMCPSCKAPLEPGQDECPICTKVLYTPPSTWTLFRLWRFAKPYSGQLGLGFFLMLASTAAHMIPPYLTMPLMDNVLIPFQNGQPVDQKLVWMYMAGLFGSAVLAYLLGWGKTYVLALVSERMGADLRSATYEHLMKLSLEYFGGKRTGDLMSRIGSGSDRICVFLSLHLLDFASDVLMIIMTGVILCSINPMLAVITLVPLPFIAWMIHIVRDRLRTGFEKIDRVWGEVTNVLADTIPGIRVVKAFAQEQREATRFREANRHNLAVNDKLNRVWSLFSPTVSFLTELGLLVVWVFGIWLVSQKNITVGVLTLFITYSSRFYGRLDSMSRIVSVTQKSASAAKRIFDILDHVSSVPEPSNPVKLDKIEGRIDLREVGFRYGNRAVNRGISLNIKAGEFVGLVGHSGSGKSTLVNLICRFYDVSEGAILLDGVDIRSFAVSDYRRNIGLVLQEPFLFFGTIAENIAYGKPLATREEIIASARAAHAHEFILRLPQGYDSMVGERGQGLSGGERQRISIARALLIDPRILIMDEATSSVDSETEKEIQKALDNLVQGRTTIAIAHRLSTLHRADRLVVLDRGVVMEEGSHDELMAREGAYFRLYEAQARNVDTDMDDKDGD; encoded by the coding sequence ATGACGACGCCCTCCGGCCCGCTTTCCCTGCCGCAACACTGGCAAGACGACGTCGCTAAAAAACTTGCACCTGGGGAAAACGTTTTAAGTTGTGTCGAGGTTGACCTCGATGCCAAATTGCGCTTTAAAAAAGGCTTGGTGCTGGTCACCAGCCGCCGTTTGCTGGCGCGCGCGCCGGGCGAAACCGCATGGCGCGAGTGGGCTTTCCGGCCCGGATTGTCGCTCATGCACCACGATCACGCCGGTGTTGGCCATCTGCAATTGTTCGACGAACAAGGTTTGCTGAGCTCCTGGCGCTTCACCCTGGGGCAGAACCTGCACGCCATCCGCGTGCTCGACCATTTCAGCGAGCAGCGCGACAGTTTCCTGAGCGGCTTGCCGGTGCAGCTGGCCGAACAGAATATGTGCCCGAGCTGCAAGGCGCCGCTGGAGCCGGGGCAGGATGAATGTCCGATCTGCACCAAGGTGCTGTACACGCCGCCGTCGACCTGGACCCTGTTCCGCCTGTGGCGCTTCGCCAAGCCGTACAGCGGGCAGCTGGGGCTGGGCTTCTTCCTGATGCTGGCCAGCACCGCGGCGCACATGATCCCGCCATACCTGACCATGCCGCTGATGGATAACGTGCTCATTCCCTTCCAGAACGGGCAGCCGGTCGATCAGAAACTGGTGTGGATGTACATGGCCGGCCTGTTCGGATCGGCCGTGCTGGCTTACCTGTTGGGATGGGGCAAGACCTACGTGCTGGCGCTGGTGTCGGAACGGATGGGCGCCGACCTGCGCTCGGCCACCTATGAACACTTGATGAAGCTGTCGCTCGAATATTTTGGAGGCAAGCGCACGGGCGACCTGATGTCGCGTATCGGCAGCGGGAGCGACCGCATCTGCGTGTTTTTATCCTTGCACCTGCTCGACTTCGCGTCGGACGTGCTGATGATTATCATGACCGGCGTGATCCTGTGCTCGATCAATCCGATGCTGGCCGTGATTACCCTGGTGCCGCTGCCGTTCATCGCCTGGATGATCCATATCGTGCGCGACCGCCTGCGCACCGGCTTCGAGAAAATCGACCGGGTGTGGGGCGAAGTGACCAATGTGCTGGCCGATACCATTCCCGGCATCCGGGTGGTGAAAGCCTTTGCCCAGGAACAGCGCGAAGCGACCCGGTTCAGGGAAGCGAACCGGCATAACCTGGCGGTCAACGATAAGCTCAACCGGGTGTGGTCGCTGTTTTCGCCGACCGTCTCGTTCCTGACCGAACTCGGTTTGCTGGTGGTGTGGGTATTCGGCATCTGGCTGGTTTCGCAAAAAAATATCACGGTCGGCGTGCTGACCTTGTTCATTACCTACAGCAGCCGGTTTTACGGGCGCCTCGATTCGATGAGCCGGATTGTGTCGGTGACGCAGAAGTCGGCCTCGGCCGCCAAGCGCATCTTCGATATTCTCGATCACGTATCGAGCGTTCCGGAGCCAAGCAATCCGGTCAAGCTCGACAAGATCGAAGGGCGCATCGATTTGCGCGAAGTGGGTTTCCGTTACGGTAACCGCGCGGTGAATCGCGGCATTTCGCTCAATATCAAGGCGGGTGAATTCGTCGGCCTGGTGGGGCATAGCGGATCGGGCAAGAGCACCCTGGTCAATCTGATCTGCCGTTTCTACGATGTGTCGGAAGGCGCGATTCTGCTCGATGGCGTCGATATCCGCTCGTTCGCGGTGTCCGATTACCGCCGCAATATCGGGCTGGTGCTGCAGGAACCGTTTTTGTTCTTCGGCACCATCGCCGAAAATATCGCGTACGGCAAGCCGCTTGCGACGCGCGAGGAAATCATCGCCTCGGCGCGCGCGGCCCATGCGCACGAATTCATCCTGCGTCTGCCGCAGGGCTACGATTCGATGGTCGGCGAGCGCGGGCAGGGCTTGTCGGGCGGCGAGCGCCAGCGCATTTCGATCGCGCGCGCGCTGCTGATCGATCCACGCATCCTGATCATGGATGAAGCGACCTCCTCGGTCGATTCGGAAACCGAAAAGGAAATCCAGAAAGCGCTGGATAACCTGGTGCAGGGCCGCACCACGATCGCCATCGCGCACCGCCTGTCGACCCTGCACCGGGCCGACCGGCTGGTGGTGCTGGACCGCGGCGTGGTGATGGAAGAGGGCAGCCATGACGAATTGATGGCGCGCGAAGGCGCCTATTTCCGCCTGTACGAAGCGCAGGCGCGCAACGTCGATACGGATATGGACGACAAGGATGGGGATTAA
- a CDS encoding cyanophycin synthetase encodes MTKKKEISVLRVSHLRGPNIWTYRPVIEAWLDIGALEDFPSNLLPGLYERLTAWLPGLIEHRCGVGERGGFLERLREGTWSGHILEHVVLELQNLAGMRTGFGKTRSTGQPGVYKMAFRTRQEQVGLAALETGRALLMAAIDDTGFDLAAAVATLKDIVDRQCLGPSTAHIVEAATERKIPFIRLTDGNLVQLGHGAAQRRIWTAETDRTSAIAESIASDKDLTKTLLQSCGVPVPEGSLVRSAAQAWEEAQDIGLPVVVKPYDGNHGRGVSLNLMTQADVEKAYHLAARKGESASVIVERFIPGDEHRLLVVGTRMIAAAKGESLWVTGDGVGDIIALVDSQINIDPRRGVGEDSPLNLIAPDISAEIILELERQGMTAHSVPLAGQKVLIQPNGNVAIDVTDQVHPSIAHAAALAARIVGLDIAGIDLVAEDVTRPLDTQRGAIIEVNASPGLLAHLKPGQGEARPVGTAIIEHLFGAGESGRIPLIGVTGTRGTSLIARLIGCLVHLTGKHTGVASGQGLFLDQRQVTGENAMTFEAGQRLLINRTVEAAVFESNAHTILSEGLAYDKCTVGVVTDMDGQEALAEFHINDADGMANVLRTQVDVILPDGAAVLNAADARVAALADLCDGRVIFYALDPELPVIAAHRGAGERAVFMRGQDVVLGDGAQETVLFQMSTLKPGTAKYPETVLAAVAAAWALDVPAALIGAGLRTFDTAANKAAKAKL; translated from the coding sequence ATGACAAAGAAGAAAGAAATCAGTGTTCTGCGGGTAAGTCACCTGCGCGGACCCAACATCTGGACCTATCGCCCGGTCATCGAGGCGTGGCTGGATATCGGCGCGCTCGAGGATTTTCCGTCGAACCTGCTGCCCGGATTGTACGAACGCCTGACCGCCTGGCTGCCCGGCCTGATCGAACACCGTTGCGGCGTGGGCGAGCGCGGCGGCTTTTTGGAGCGCCTGCGCGAAGGCACCTGGTCCGGCCACATCCTTGAACATGTCGTTCTCGAACTGCAAAACCTGGCCGGCATGCGCACCGGCTTCGGCAAGACGCGCTCCACCGGCCAGCCTGGCGTGTACAAGATGGCCTTCCGCACGCGCCAGGAACAAGTCGGCCTGGCCGCGCTCGAGACCGGGCGCGCCCTCCTGATGGCCGCCATCGACGACACCGGATTCGACCTGGCCGCCGCCGTCGCCACCCTCAAGGACATCGTCGACCGCCAGTGCCTCGGCCCCAGCACGGCCCACATTGTCGAAGCGGCCACCGAACGCAAGATTCCCTTCATCCGCCTGACCGACGGCAACCTGGTGCAACTCGGCCACGGCGCCGCCCAGCGCCGCATCTGGACCGCCGAAACCGACCGCACCAGCGCGATTGCCGAAAGCATCGCCAGCGACAAGGACCTGACCAAGACCCTGCTGCAATCGTGCGGCGTGCCGGTGCCCGAGGGCAGCCTGGTACGCAGCGCCGCCCAAGCCTGGGAAGAAGCGCAGGACATCGGCCTGCCGGTGGTGGTCAAGCCGTACGACGGCAACCACGGGCGCGGCGTCTCGCTCAACCTGATGACCCAGGCCGACGTTGAAAAAGCCTACCACCTGGCCGCGCGCAAGGGCGAAAGCGCCAGCGTGATCGTCGAGCGCTTCATCCCCGGCGACGAACACCGCCTGCTGGTGGTGGGCACGCGCATGATCGCCGCCGCCAAGGGCGAATCGCTGTGGGTCACCGGCGACGGCGTGGGCGACATCATCGCCCTGGTCGACAGCCAGATCAACATCGACCCGCGCCGCGGCGTCGGCGAAGATTCGCCGCTCAACCTCATCGCGCCCGACATCTCCGCCGAAATCATCCTCGAACTCGAACGCCAGGGCATGACTGCCCACTCGGTCCCGCTGGCCGGCCAGAAAGTGCTGATCCAGCCGAACGGCAACGTCGCCATCGACGTCACCGACCAGGTGCACCCATCGATCGCCCACGCCGCCGCACTGGCCGCGCGCATCGTCGGCCTGGACATCGCCGGCATCGACCTGGTGGCCGAAGACGTCACCCGCCCGCTCGACACCCAGCGCGGCGCCATCATCGAAGTCAATGCCAGTCCGGGCCTGCTGGCCCACCTGAAACCCGGCCAGGGCGAAGCGCGCCCGGTCGGCACCGCCATCATCGAGCACCTGTTCGGCGCCGGCGAAAGCGGGCGCATCCCGCTGATCGGCGTGACCGGCACCAGGGGCACCAGCCTGATTGCGCGCCTGATCGGCTGCCTGGTGCACCTGACCGGCAAGCATACGGGCGTGGCCAGCGGCCAGGGCCTGTTCCTCGACCAGCGCCAGGTCACCGGCGAGAACGCCATGACCTTCGAGGCCGGCCAGCGCCTGCTGATCAACCGCACCGTCGAAGCGGCTGTTTTCGAAAGCAATGCGCACACCATCCTGTCCGAAGGCCTGGCCTACGACAAGTGCACGGTGGGCGTGGTGACCGACATGGATGGCCAGGAAGCGCTGGCCGAATTCCACATCAACGACGCCGACGGCATGGCCAACGTGCTGCGCACCCAGGTCGACGTGATCCTGCCCGACGGCGCGGCGGTCCTCAACGCGGCGGACGCGCGCGTGGCGGCGCTGGCCGACCTGTGCGACGGCCGCGTGATCTTCTACGCGCTCGACCCCGAACTGCCCGTGATCGCGGCCCACCGCGGCGCCGGCGAGCGCGCCGTCTTCATGCGCGGCCAGGACGTGGTGCTCGGCGACGGCGCGCAGGAAACGGTGCTGTTCCAGATGTCTACGCTCAAGCCGGGCACGGCGAAGTATCCCGAAACGGTGCTGGCGGCGGTGGCGGCGGCATGGGCGCTGGATGTACCGGCCGCCCTGATCGGGGCCGGCCTGCGCACCTTCGACACGGCTGCCAACAAAGCCGCCAAAGCCAAACTTTAA